The following nucleotide sequence is from Macaca fascicularis isolate 582-1 chromosome 15, T2T-MFA8v1.1.
ggttgaggaaagagcaggctaggcctgaggttgtcgggtgcctgcatgggcctctgggcagcaccaggatctgaagggaccagaggacaggccagtgtggcttgtgtggggtctgtgactccgagtcagcagagaagatgcctgaattacatcctgataggtgcaccctgactttgaagctgaggacacccgagacatggaggtggggtggaggttggggcagagcaggggatgaGGAGGGAGCCTGTTCCGGTCCAGGTCAAAGGTGGTGGCCTGGCCCTAGTGGCTCCAGATGCAATGAAGAGCCAATggggactttcctgagggacttagatgccAGGGTGGAAGAGCACTGCAAGGCTTcagcctgagcccctgggaggatggagtcaccaggagctgaggtAAGGAAGACTGAGCGATGGGGGGTTGTGTGgggggtgcagaggcctgagctcagtttggcccctgcagatttgagatgcccactccatgcacaggccgagacagcagagaaggggaagaggctgcagctcaggtagccctggGATGTGCAGCCCCAcatgctggggcactgggtcatggtgtcctcatggctgggagctgcttccctcctgggatgccagAACTCCTTTAGGGCACATCGGCAACTCCTGCGCTCACCActgaggggaagtgggaagggcagctgtccctatgcatgttctccttcaccttgtcctaggcaggtcccaggcagcaccaccctcccaagtggctccccttggccGCTGTCTCTAGTGTTCACAGCCAGACCCTAgaagagggctggactcagcggctcacttctgatgaatagaaccaggcaaaagagatggtggtctctcctgagattggatTGGGAGGAGCTGAGGTTCTGTCCACTGGAACTCTCCCCCTGGCTCTTGGtaggtgctagttctggcaaagccagtcacccgcccagggcagagggcaacctgaagctgatgccacagagagactggggccttcagtccaacagcctgcaagcaacagaatcctgccagcaacacagaagtgagcatggaagcagctcctcccctgatgagcctgagccttcagaagacacagcagccctaggcagacacctgctgcagccctggagagcccctggggcagagggcccagtgaagcctgcctgaactcctggcccaaggaGTAATCATTCCTGGGGTATaagtgtgtgctggtgtgggcctTTGGAGTAATCTGtcaagggacaataaagaacaagcacacacctcaggtcctactgggtggaagctgtacggtcagcacggcatgtaatatcttcctcttgaattagaagattcattgctaaggccaaagttaaaaaaaaaaaacaaaaaacctctagTTGTAGCAACATTGAAATAcatgactttcaaaaaaaaaaaaaaaaaaaagccatagctattcttttccatctttgctacaggtatatattaatatatgttaattccctgactgactgagcaaggggccaaactcataagaacagatgtgtgaggaccgtcagtgaccaccctgaccccagcccttatACACAGACAAACTTTTGAACATAATCCGTAACCTTGGGggtcttgacactctaaattttattgtttttcattagctatttctattccctaaacaatacctgttcatcgcagagaaaaatggcattgcctatactaagcaaaagaaaggaaataaaatgctcagaaacatttacagatgtatgcagactcacacacacacacacacacacacacacacgcacgcacgcactcacacacaggcTCGCACTGCGTCTaggcctgccttttcacttatttgtatgtcctgaacatatttccatgtcaGTAGACACATATCTTTGTAGCGGTAACAGCAACTAAATATTATTGCAGCgcatatttttaccatcatttatttaactcatcatgtttgaactgttaggttgtatctatcattttctgtattacagacaatttgatgacaaatgaccaatcccctaatgttcaatataaaaatatcaattgtataaggagataacgggtatttggctaaaataaaattcagtgtggcccaccttctccacatgtaacgtgctctaaaaaggcatgaataattaaattagcccttctattctccagcacagatcctgagcccAACTGTGGGTGCAGGTGCTTAGAGCCTCGGTCTGCTCTTCTGCCcgccagaaggcaaaggccactcaactgccaccttaagacaGCCAGGATTCGCCTCTCCCttttaattaatagaataatgctcaGGTTCACTGCATGAGAGCAGCGCTCTctgactttgcattcatcagGATAACCTAGGTGGTTTGTTTAAAACTACACATTTCCTGGCTGAGCTcccagaaactggacttcagtggtttaatgggggtgtgcataggacaggtgattctgaggaccacgagGGGTTAGGAATTTCGCCGTTaattctggccaagggagagattagaccatccagcattgtctgcagcatatattttttttcctcttttgcaatgaatatttgatgctcagcgggatgagccccaggatgaggcacacatccaagaaaaatccatgcctctccatcttttccccaggattgccctttggtgagactctcctttgcgattgcttcactttcccgggttcatagaacaaacctcttcttagtctcttttgttgtttcctatctgttcaacaaacacccactgcgcAGGACCATCCTCCGGAAAGCCCTCGAGTGGGGCCGTTTGGGAGCCCTTCTTCGTGGGGTGAGCACTGAAGGAACCGGGATCCCATAAGCCCGTGCTTTTGTAGGGGCTGCTCCCTGTCCCATCGCAGGTAactggcaccaggctgttaagctgtggATGGGCAACTGGCACAGCGCTTTGAATGTGCGTATTTCAGCACGTGGAGTTGGCCGGTGAAGTCAGCCGAGGTCGGCACAGCGTACAGCAGCGCGCCTGTCCGTAGGGAGGAAGTGTCGTCCCGCCTCCCCGCCAGGTCAGTCCCGTTGCGCCTCCTCCTATCCCACTCTGACTTTCGCGCGCCCATGCGTCTCTGAGTGTAGCGCCCCGATACTCTTCCCCACCCCAAGGATTCTTCTCCCCACGGGACGAGCTGGGGGCCCGGGAGCGCCACAGACCCCGTGGACCCAGGAAATCGCTGCTTCGTCATAGCTAAGCTCGCCGCGCTCAGCTTTTCCCACCACCTGGAGGATCCACTCTCCGTGCGtccttcccgacctcaggctgcagagaaaacgtGGGGGCGGGGATCGAGGAAGCCGCGCGCAGAGGCTCCTAGCGCAGCCCCAGGAGGAATCCTGCCGCCACCAAGAAGCTGTGCGCGCGGCCGGGCTCGGCGCTGACAACAGCCGGATCTACCGGGCCTGccgcgagcctccgcgtccaggtggggtctccgcgccccgattccaccccaccccgccaTCGGCGCTCCCCGCAAGTGCGGAGTTTCCACCGGCCCCGGCGTTCGCGCCCACTCACGGTCTCCCTTGccccccccctccccgccccgggAGATGCTCCCGGCGTTCTATTCCGCCCTGCCTTGGCCCGCCCAGCGAACGATGTGACCCCGCCCCCTTGCGGTCTCCCCTCCCCCGgtcgctgcccctgcccccacctgtggcgctccgggcatctctaaaggccccaaccagagtcctccaacccacccgcAAGGGTAGCACACCGGCAACGCGGCCCCACCCCCAGGGACTCCGCCCACTTGTGGTGTTACCCCCGCCTCCGCGACCTCACCCACCGCTAGCGCGGCAGCCACCTacgacgacccccgcgtaggtcCTCCTGCTCACACCCGGCCccggccagcccctgcccctttctctgcccctttccctgcccctgcccctgcccctagccGCGCCCCACCCCCGCAGCCCCTCCTGTGCGCTTGGGCCCCGCCCGTCAAGGCCCTTTGACGCTAGGgccgggcgggggcgcgggcggggcagcGTTTCCGAGTCGGGCGCACGCGGGCAGGGTCTCCATTGCCTGCTGCGCACCCGGACTAGCGGCTGCCCTCGGCCTCCTCGTCTTGGACGCGGAAGACTCCCGGGCCCCCAAGGGCTCCTTGCGGAAGTTCCTGGAGCAGCTCTCCGGGGCCGGCAAGGCCATCGGCGTGCTGACCAGCGGGGGACATGCTCAAGGTGCGCGCCCCCCTCCGGGCGGCGAGGGAGGGACGgacggagaaggggagaagagggagaaggggagaacagGGCGAAGGGGATGGGGGAACCGGGCAGAAGAGGGGGAAGCGATGGGAGGACCCGGGGAAAggtggggaagcgatgggaagaactggggagaagagcggggaagcgatgggaagaactggggagaagCCCGTGCCCGGGAGCGGCAGGGGTACCTGCGGGGCGGCGGGAGCCGGCAAGGCAGCCCCGGGGTCCATgccgggtggggcggaggaggaaggAACATGGCGATAGGAACCTCCATTCGGAAAATAGTGAGCTTTCCACCCTctccggtttatgttttaaattgagcctggTAGAGGGGGTCGCCTGGAGCACCTTCCGGGGtcgttctgcctctgagctgtagGATGGGGCCGGGCTTCCCCTCCGAATCCTGGGTACAGCGCGATCACTTCTTAAGttgcccccgccccccaactccgCCCCACGCCACCCCCCAGCTTGTCGAGGAAGAAAGGGCCGGATCCCGGCGGGCCTCCTGTCGCCTCGGGCCCCCCGCGGCGTGGGCGGGGTCCCGGCTGCTGCAATGCGGGAAACGGCAGGGGTGCTCTGGGTTCCCGCCTAGCGTCTCCGAGGCAGTCAGGCAGCCCCTCGCGTTTCCgttggaagattttaaaaaagggtttcctgcgctcgcatgtgctgtcgccttccggctcgtgacaaaaccgaaaactaaaatgggtcccaggccctccccgccagcctccgcgGACGGGAAGGAGCAGGAATCGGGGACTCCGGGACGTCAGTGGCGCTGCAgcgcgggctctgggcttcccctgtCCTGTAATGTGGAAAGGGCTCTCCAGGAGGGGCCGAGCCTGGGCCCACGACGCAGGCGCTCCGGGAGGACATTTAACATTGAAGAGCGAGAGGTGGTGGAGACTGCgctccccaggccccaggtgcACGTAGGGGCACCGGTGCCCAGgttcaggagggtgaggccttCTTGGCCAGGTAGCCTTGTTAAATCTATCTGAAAATCACAGATAACTAAGTATCAAGTCGTCACAGATCATTTTAGTATCCTGAATGAGATGGCTACGGAAAACATGAAAACGTCGTTACTGGTTACGTGCATGATGCATCCAAAACATTGTTACCTGCACAGTGGCAGCACTgatatttgtgggcttttgaacgtgtggactggagtgttaagagcccttcagagttatgacagtagtttgatttgaatgttcttttcttggcgaataaatgctgtacattgaatttacccaggaaactaggaaggtgaacccacacgaaggacacaggcctgtgggCTGCTCCAGGCGCCCTTAGGGCGTTGCAGGGCCTGAGCCATGCgcttcctgctcagcctcctgagagccgtGACGGCGTCTCTGTTCTGCCTCACACTGGACCCGctagtttcatattcttgttatggTTCCGAGGCTACAAGCGGTTGGATTCTGTGAGacactctctgtcttcctcctccggctgctttcaaatgggtcgtctttttttagaactgattt
It contains:
- the LOC135967581 gene encoding uncharacterized protein; the encoded protein is MCVFQHVELAGEVSRGRHSVQQRACPLQRKRGGGDRGSRAQRLLAQPQEESCRHQEAVRAAGLGADNSRIYRACREPPRPGTPPTCGVTPASATSPTASAAATYDDPRPRPTPAAPPVRLGPARQGPLTLGPGGGAGGAAFPSRAHAGRVSIACCAPGLAAALGLLVLDAEDSRAPKGSLRKFLEQLSGAGKAIGVLTSGGHAQVFPFRVHPLKNGLVKNSSRVSAPRGATLPTVVSSAVTRRHAQRLAARQMWPRGHRTSLRTDVLMQINEDGDRCRTVSPPGADGSLGIPETPESLLPWVEGNLPWKMGNAIRRKYQGT